Proteins from one Cicer arietinum cultivar CDC Frontier isolate Library 1 chromosome 3, Cicar.CDCFrontier_v2.0, whole genome shotgun sequence genomic window:
- the LOC101489384 gene encoding exosome complex component rrp40-like, translating into TIVTLRSSKTTDLPPTGIVLRHLGRHRPSFFLNRLVLNFLVDIKGPALAFLPVLAFEGRTRRNIPNFEAGTLLYVRVVKANPGMHPELSCTDASGKAGEFGALKEGYMFEC; encoded by the exons ACCATTGTGACTCTGCGATCATCCAAGACCACCGACCTTCCACCTACCGGCATCGTTTTACGGCATCTCGGCCGGCACCGTCCTTCCTTCTTTCTTAATCGTTTAGTTCTG AACTTTCTTGTGGATATAAAAGGACCTGCTTTAGCATTTCTACCAGTGCTTGCATTTGAAGGAAGAACCAGAAGAAATATACCTAACTTTGAG GCAGGCACATTGCTTTATGTGCGGGTTGTAAAAGCAAACCCTGGAATGCATCCTGAGCTGTCATGCACTGATG CCAGTGGGAAAGCAGGAGAGTTTGGTGCCCTAAAAGAAGGCTATATGTTCGAGTGTTAA
- the LOC101494876 gene encoding probable aquaporin SIP2-1 has product MERSKLIIVSDFVMSFMWVCSGVLVRLFVFKVLAFSHTHIAEIVKIVFSIANMFLFAFLAKVSRGGAYNPLTVLADAFSGDFHNFIFCVGSRIPAQVVGSIVGVKFLIDTIPEVGRGPRLNVDIHRGALTEGLLTYAIVTISLGLAATKIHGSFFMKTWISSLSKLTLHILGSDLTGGCMNPAAVMGWAYARGDHITKEHILVYWLAPIEATILAVWTFKLLVRPVKEDKTGSKSKSD; this is encoded by the exons ATGGAACGAAGTAAATTGATTATTGTATCAGATTTTGTTATGTCTTTCATGTGGGTATGCTCTGGTGTTCTCGTTCGATTATTCGTCTTCAAAGTTCTTGCCTTTTCTCATACCCATATCGCTGAGATTGTCAAAATTGTTTTTTCCATAGCCAACATGTTCCTCTTTGCTTTCCTTGCTAAGGTTTCTCGTGGTGGGGCCTACAATCCTCTCACTGTTTTGGCTGATGCTTTCTCTGGAGATTTTCATAACTTCATTTTTTGTGTTGGTTCCAGAATTCCTGCTCAG GTGGTTGGATCTATTGTTGGTGTAAAATTTCTTATTGATACCATTCCCGAAGTAGGACGGGGACCGCGTTTGAATGTTGACATTCATCGGGGAGCATTGACAGAAGGATTACTAACATATGCAATTGTAACCATTTCACTTGGACTTGCCGCAACAAAAATCCATGGAAGTTTCTTCATGAAGACTTGGATTTCCAGCCTCTCCAAGTTAACACTTCATATACTTGGTTCTGATCTTACCGGTGGTTGTATGAACCCCGCAGCT GTAATGGGATGGGCTTATGCTCGAGGCGATCACATAACAAAGGAGCACATTCTTGTATACTGGCTTGCCCCCATAGAGGCAACTATTTTGGCAGTGTGGACATTTAAATTGCTCGTACGACCCGTAAAAGAAGATAAAACAGGCTCAAAAAGTAAATCAGATTGA
- the LOC101494559 gene encoding CRD1-like protein translates to MAAEMALVKPISKFSSNLRPKFNTPRTVSYSIRMSATPTTTPTSTKPSKKPNKTSIKETLLTPRFYTTDFDEMETLFNTEINKNLNEAEFEALLQEFKTDYNQTHFVRNKEFKEAADKLDGPLRQIFVEFLERSCTAEFSGFLLYKELGRRLKKTNPVVAEIFSLMSRDEARHAGFLNKGLSDFNLALDLGFLTKARKYTFFKPKFIFYATYLSEKIGYWRYITIYRHLKTNPEYQCYPIFKYFENWCQDENRHGDFFSALMKAQPQFLNDWKAKLWSRFFCLSVYVTMYLNDCQRTDFYEGIGLNTKEFDMHVIIETNRTTARIFPAVLDVENPEFKRKLDRMVVINEKILAVGESDDNSLVKNLKRIPLIAALVSELLAAYLMPPIESGSVDFAEFEPRLVY, encoded by the exons ATGGCAGCAGAAATGGCTCTTGTGAAACcaatttcaaaattcagcagcaACCTCAGACCAAAATTCAACACTCCAAGAACAGTTTCATACTCAATAAGAATGTCAGCTAcaccaacaacaacaccaaCTTCAACAAAACCAAGCAAGAAACCCAACAAAACTTCCATCAAAGAGACCCTTTTGACACCAAGGTTTTACACCACTGATTTTGATGAAATGGAGACCCTTTTCAACACTGAGATTAACAAGAACCTTAATGAGGCTGAGTTTGAAGCTTTGCTTCAGGAGTTTAAAACTGATTACAATCAGACTCATTTTGTTAGGAACAAGGAGTTCAAAGAAGCTGCTGATAAACTTGATGGACCTCTTAGACAGATCTTTGTCGAGTTTCTTGAGAGGTCTTGTACTGCTGAATTCTCTGGTTTTCTTCTCTACAAAGAGCTTGGAAGGAGGCTCAAG AAAACCAACCCTGTGGTGGCTGAAATTTTCTCTCTGATGTCTAGGGATGAAGCTAGGCATGCTGG GTTTTTAAATAAGGGTTTATCTGACTTCAATTTGGCATTAGACTTGGGATTCTTGACAAAAGCTAGAAAATACACTTTTTTCAAGcccaaatttattttctatgctACATATTTGTCTGAGAAAATTGGATACTGGAGATACATAACCATATACAGACATCTCAAGACCAATCCTGAGTACCAATGTTATCccatttttaaatactttgagAACTGGTGCCAAGATGAGAATAGGCATGGAGATTTCTTCTCTGCCTTGATGAAAGCACAGCCACAATTTCTTAATGACTGGAAGGCGAAGTTGTGGTCTCGATTCTTCTGTCTATCG GTTTATGTCACAATGTATCTCAATGATTGCCAGCGCACGGATTTCTATGAAGGAATTGGGCTTAACACAAAAGAATTTGACATGCATGTCATCATTGAG ACAAACCGAACCACCGCCAGAATTTTCCCAGCTGTTCTTGATGTTGAGAACCCAGAATTTAAGCGAAAGTTGGACCGGATGGTGGTGATAAACGAGAAGATTCTTGCTGTTGGTGAGAGTGATGACAATTCATTGGTGAAGAACTTAAAGAGGATTCCACTGATTGCTGCTTTGGTGTCTGAACTCTTGGCTGCTTATCTAATGCCACCAATTGAGTCAGGATCTGTAGATTTTGCCGAGTTTGAACCGCGGCTTGTGTACTGA